A genomic stretch from Lysobacter soyae includes:
- the rnhA gene encoding ribonuclease HI, which produces MSRKQIEIHTDGACSGNPGPGGWGALLKYGKHEREISGGEPDSTNNRMELMAAIMALEALTEPCDVTLHTDSKYVLQGFSEWLPGWIKRGWKTAGGGAVKNRDLWERLATASQRHHIAWVWVKGHAGHVENERVDQLARDAAQRYKN; this is translated from the coding sequence GTGAGTCGAAAACAGATCGAAATCCATACCGATGGTGCGTGTTCTGGAAATCCGGGGCCGGGCGGGTGGGGCGCTTTGCTCAAGTATGGGAAACACGAGCGCGAAATCTCAGGCGGTGAGCCGGACTCGACCAACAATCGCATGGAGCTCATGGCGGCCATCATGGCGCTGGAAGCCCTGACCGAACCCTGCGATGTCACGCTTCACACCGATTCCAAATATGTGCTGCAAGGTTTCAGCGAATGGTTGCCCGGATGGATCAAACGCGGTTGGAAGACCGCCGGCGGTGGGGCGGTGAAGAACCGCGACCTGTGGGAACGTCTGGCGACCGCCTCGCAACGCCATCACATCGCGTGGGTGTGGGTCAAAGGACACGCCGGACACGTGGAGAACGAACGTGTGGATCAGCTCGCCCGTGACGCTGCGCAGCGCTACAAAAATTGA
- the lon gene encoding endopeptidase La, translating to MVPVLPLRDVVVFPSMVIPLFVGRDKSIRALEAAMAGDKRILLLAQVSPDIDDPERNDLYTVGAMSQVLQMLKLPDGTIKVLVEGVSRARVIDMTQHDNALFAHAETLEEIAEGETSEIEALSRSLLGLFEQYVKTNRKLPPELLQSLSGIEDPARVSDTVSAHLSVRLPDKQKLLETTDPGKRLEQLIALVDGELDVQQLEKRIRGRVKSQMEKSQREYYLNEQMKAIQKELGDLDEAPNEMDALALKIADAGMPKAVETKAKGELAKLKQMSPMSAEAGVIRNYLDWLLGVPWKKRSKVRRDLKLAQETLDQDHFGLERVKERILEYLAVQSRVSKMKAPILCLVGPPGVGKTSLGQSIAKATNRNFVRMALGGVRDEAEIRGHRRTYVGSMPGRIVQNLNKAGTRNPLFVLDEIDKMAMDFRGDPSSALLEVLDPEQNHSFNDHYLEVDLDLSEVMFIATSNSMNIPGPLLDRMEVIRIPGYTEEEKLNIALRYLIPKQMKANGLRDGELEIDESAVRDIVRYYTRESGVRNLEREIARICRRVVKQIALAGPQTPAPAKAKKTAGSKAKAPAKAKKAATVRVDESNLDKYLDVRRFDFGRAEIDNEIGLVTGLAWTEVGGDLLQIESTLVPGKGGVTLTGQLGNVMKESASAALSVVRARAERLGIDPDFLGKFDLHVHVPDGATPKDGPSAGIAMTTSLVSTLTKIPVRADVAMTGEITLRGRVTAIGGLKEKLLAALRGGIRTVIIPDENAKDLADIPKAVTEQMHIVPVKWIDEVLDIALESPIVVGKKASTSGKKTVSTAVSKPASKRREATRVRGVKH from the coding sequence ATGGTGCCGGTGTTGCCGCTACGCGACGTGGTGGTGTTTCCAAGCATGGTGATCCCCTTGTTTGTGGGACGCGACAAGTCGATCCGCGCGCTGGAAGCGGCGATGGCGGGTGACAAACGCATCTTGCTGCTGGCGCAGGTCTCCCCGGATATCGACGACCCCGAGCGGAACGATCTCTACACCGTCGGCGCGATGTCGCAGGTGTTGCAGATGCTGAAATTGCCGGACGGCACCATCAAGGTGCTGGTCGAGGGCGTTTCACGCGCGCGCGTGATCGACATGACGCAGCACGACAATGCGCTCTTCGCCCACGCTGAAACTTTGGAAGAAATCGCCGAAGGCGAAACCTCCGAAATCGAAGCTCTGAGTCGTTCCTTGCTCGGCTTGTTCGAGCAATACGTCAAGACCAATCGCAAGTTGCCACCGGAGCTGCTGCAATCGCTCAGCGGCATCGAAGATCCCGCGCGCGTGTCGGACACCGTGTCCGCGCACTTGTCCGTGCGCTTGCCCGACAAGCAGAAATTGCTCGAAACCACCGACCCCGGCAAGCGTCTTGAACAGTTGATCGCTCTCGTCGACGGCGAGCTGGACGTGCAGCAGCTCGAAAAGCGCATTCGCGGTCGCGTCAAATCGCAGATGGAAAAGAGTCAGCGCGAGTACTATCTCAACGAACAAATGAAGGCCATCCAGAAAGAATTGGGTGACCTCGACGAAGCGCCGAATGAAATGGACGCGCTCGCGCTCAAGATCGCCGATGCCGGCATGCCCAAAGCGGTCGAAACCAAGGCCAAGGGAGAATTGGCCAAGCTCAAGCAGATGTCGCCGATGTCTGCCGAAGCCGGGGTCATCCGCAACTACCTCGATTGGCTGCTGGGTGTGCCGTGGAAGAAGCGCAGCAAAGTCCGTCGCGATTTGAAGTTGGCGCAAGAAACTTTGGACCAAGACCACTTCGGCCTGGAGCGTGTCAAAGAGCGCATCTTGGAATATCTTGCGGTGCAATCGCGCGTCTCCAAGATGAAAGCACCGATCCTGTGTCTGGTCGGGCCGCCGGGCGTCGGCAAGACCTCGCTAGGACAGTCCATCGCGAAAGCCACGAATCGCAATTTCGTGCGGATGGCCTTGGGTGGTGTGCGTGATGAAGCGGAAATTCGCGGGCATCGCCGCACTTACGTCGGTTCGATGCCGGGCCGCATTGTCCAAAATCTCAACAAGGCGGGCACGCGCAATCCTTTGTTCGTTCTCGACGAAATTGACAAGATGGCCATGGATTTCCGTGGGGATCCTTCCTCCGCATTGTTGGAAGTGCTCGATCCGGAACAAAACCATTCGTTCAACGATCACTACTTGGAAGTCGATTTGGACCTGTCCGAGGTGATGTTCATCGCCACGTCCAACTCGATGAATATCCCGGGGCCGCTGCTCGACCGGATGGAAGTGATCCGTATTCCGGGCTATACCGAGGAAGAAAAACTCAATATCGCCCTGCGTTATCTGATTCCCAAACAGATGAAAGCCAACGGGTTGCGCGACGGCGAACTCGAAATTGACGAAAGTGCCGTGCGCGACATCGTGCGTTATTACACGCGCGAAAGCGGTGTGCGCAATTTGGAACGTGAGATTGCGCGGATTTGCCGTCGGGTGGTAAAACAGATCGCTCTGGCGGGCCCGCAAACGCCCGCACCGGCCAAGGCCAAAAAGACGGCAGGCAGCAAGGCCAAAGCACCGGCGAAGGCCAAGAAGGCCGCCACAGTGCGAGTGGACGAGAGCAACCTCGACAAATACCTCGATGTCCGTCGCTTCGACTTCGGTCGCGCGGAAATCGACAACGAAATCGGCCTGGTCACGGGATTGGCCTGGACCGAAGTCGGCGGTGACTTGCTGCAAATCGAATCGACCCTGGTGCCGGGCAAGGGTGGCGTGACTTTGACCGGTCAGCTCGGCAATGTGATGAAAGAATCGGCGTCCGCCGCCTTGTCGGTGGTGCGCGCGCGTGCGGAACGGTTGGGCATCGATCCCGACTTCCTTGGCAAATTCGACCTGCACGTGCACGTGCCCGACGGTGCGACCCCTAAAGACGGCCCGAGCGCAGGCATCGCCATGACCACGTCTTTGGTCTCGACGTTGACCAAGATTCCCGTGCGCGCGGATGTCGCCATGACCGGTGAAATCACGCTGCGGGGCCGCGTGACGGCGATCGGCGGACTGAAAGAGAAACTGTTGGCCGCGCTGCGCGGCGGCATCCGGACCGTCATCATCCCCGATGAAAACGCCAAGGATCTCGCCGACATTCCCAAGGCGGTCACCGAGCAAATGCACATTGTTCCCGTCAAATGGATCGATGAAGTGTTGGATATCGCACTGGAAAGTCCGATTGTTGTGGGCAAAAAAGCTTCGACAAGCGGGAAAAAGACGGTTTCGACGGCGGTGTCCAAGCCAGCGTCCAAGCGCCGTGAGGCAACGCGTGTTCGAGGTGTCAAGCATTAA
- the gloB gene encoding hydroxyacylglutathione hydrolase — translation MLTILPAFDDNYVWLFGLPGRRIVVDPGDARVVIDALNDEIPAAILITHHHGDHIGGLPELCARWPDVPVYAPEDPRIPPATRRVQNGDVVTAGDMSFEVIAVPGHTLSHVAYFGEGHLFCGDTLFSLGCGRLFEGTPQQMLNSLQRLSQLPASTKVCCAHEYTAGNAAFALTVDPDNADLKAYAVQIAELRAAGHPTLPSTLALEKACNPFLRSDTPAIIDRVSSHSGQTLSNPAAQFAALRAWKDVYR, via the coding sequence ATGTTGACGATCCTTCCTGCATTTGACGACAACTACGTATGGCTGTTCGGCCTTCCGGGACGTCGTATCGTCGTGGATCCCGGTGATGCCCGGGTTGTGATCGATGCATTGAACGACGAAATTCCTGCGGCCATCTTGATTACCCACCACCATGGCGACCATATCGGCGGATTGCCCGAATTGTGCGCACGCTGGCCCGACGTTCCCGTGTATGCGCCGGAGGATCCGCGCATTCCGCCTGCGACGAGGCGCGTCCAGAACGGCGATGTTGTCACTGCGGGCGACATGTCGTTTGAGGTGATTGCGGTGCCCGGACATACCTTGAGTCACGTCGCCTACTTCGGTGAGGGCCACTTGTTTTGTGGCGACACTCTTTTCAGCTTGGGTTGCGGTCGATTGTTCGAAGGCACGCCACAACAAATGTTGAACTCTTTACAACGTTTGTCGCAATTGCCCGCAAGCACCAAGGTGTGCTGCGCGCACGAGTACACCGCCGGCAATGCCGCATTTGCCCTGACCGTCGACCCGGACAACGCAGATCTCAAGGCGTATGCGGTTCAGATCGCCGAACTGCGTGCCGCCGGCCACCCCACCTTGCCGTCCACGCTGGCGCTCGAAAAAGCCTGCAATCCGTTTCTTCGTTCCGATACGCCCGCGATCATCGATCGTGTGTCCTCACACTCGGGGCAAACACTGTCGAACCCGGCCGCACAATTTGCCGCACTTCGGGCATGGAAGGATGTTTACCGATGA
- a CDS encoding SurA N-terminal domain-containing protein, with translation MLQSLREKTSGWIASVIMGLLVIPFAFFGIEQYGTSSETFVARVEAPPTWWAGAPHVWPLTRLWDVEEITTEQFRKAFDDLRQSERQRLGDAFDSEQFESADNKRKVLDQVIDDRIMQMASTRNGVQVSDAAVRDVVQSFPDFQVDGKFNMTRYQTVLSKLQNPMTPAQFEESIRQDLRRNAMAGRIASSDFVTPSEKTRLANIMTEQRGVIAAIVPKLADTAPVTDAEIAAWYKTHVKQYSAPPKVTLEYVDADLANFAAPAIKEGDVRALYESRKSKYVGNDQRLVSHILIQLPADAKAAAISAAEAKAAQIAEQARAPGADFAALAKANSDDVGSKAAGGDLGWISRDGSNDAAFEAAAFAMQAGQVSAPVRTQYGWHVIEVRDVKAGTAKTYEDVKPELEAELKKQSGERALSSALGELTDEAYKNPANFAATAKRLGLNVQTAGPIAMGQGDAVITNPAVQRVLFSKNVAESIGAVSDPIKIGDNHNVLFRVLSRTPERQLPLTEVRDAIIADVRADRANKAALAKADKILAAIKAGQSLEAVAAANGAQLQNKGEIVRGEIPTPEVNRAMFAVPRPAAGKQSPGKATLPDGNVLVFAVTEAKPGDAERVPAEVRAQIMKQLGDAYGVSSAMNYVNALKKQFKIKVAEDRM, from the coding sequence ATGCTTCAGAGCTTGCGCGAAAAAACCAGTGGTTGGATTGCTTCGGTCATCATGGGATTGCTCGTCATCCCGTTCGCTTTTTTCGGTATCGAACAATACGGCACCAGTTCGGAAACCTTCGTCGCCCGAGTGGAAGCCCCGCCGACCTGGTGGGCAGGTGCCCCGCATGTCTGGCCGCTGACGCGCCTCTGGGACGTTGAAGAGATCACCACCGAACAGTTCCGCAAAGCCTTCGATGACCTTCGCCAATCCGAGCGCCAGCGTTTGGGCGATGCGTTCGATAGCGAGCAGTTCGAAAGCGCCGACAACAAGCGCAAGGTGCTCGACCAAGTCATTGACGATCGCATCATGCAAATGGCGAGCACCCGCAACGGCGTGCAAGTGTCCGACGCGGCAGTGCGCGATGTCGTCCAGTCGTTCCCGGATTTCCAAGTGGACGGCAAATTCAACATGACGCGCTATCAGACGGTCCTGTCCAAGCTGCAGAACCCGATGACGCCTGCGCAGTTCGAAGAGTCCATTCGCCAAGACCTGCGTCGTAACGCCATGGCCGGCCGCATTGCCAGTTCCGACTTTGTCACCCCATCTGAAAAAACGCGGTTGGCCAACATCATGACCGAGCAACGCGGCGTGATCGCCGCGATTGTTCCGAAGCTCGCAGACACCGCGCCGGTGACCGATGCCGAGATCGCCGCGTGGTACAAGACCCACGTCAAACAGTATTCCGCGCCGCCTAAAGTGACGCTTGAATATGTGGATGCGGATCTGGCGAATTTCGCCGCGCCTGCCATCAAGGAAGGCGATGTCCGCGCGTTGTACGAATCACGCAAATCGAAGTATGTTGGTAATGATCAACGCTTGGTCTCTCACATCCTGATTCAGCTCCCGGCGGATGCGAAGGCTGCGGCAATTTCCGCGGCAGAAGCGAAGGCGGCGCAGATTGCCGAACAGGCGCGTGCGCCCGGCGCCGATTTCGCAGCGCTGGCCAAAGCCAACTCCGACGACGTCGGTTCAAAGGCCGCCGGCGGCGATTTGGGTTGGATTTCACGGGATGGCAGCAACGACGCCGCCTTTGAAGCTGCTGCCTTCGCCATGCAAGCGGGGCAGGTGAGTGCACCGGTTCGTACGCAATACGGCTGGCACGTGATCGAAGTGCGTGATGTCAAAGCCGGCACCGCAAAGACCTACGAAGACGTGAAGCCTGAGCTCGAGGCGGAATTGAAGAAGCAGTCAGGCGAACGCGCCCTCAGCTCGGCGCTGGGTGAGCTCACCGACGAGGCTTACAAGAATCCGGCGAATTTCGCAGCCACGGCCAAGCGCTTGGGGCTGAACGTGCAAACCGCTGGCCCCATCGCGATGGGCCAAGGTGACGCGGTCATCACCAATCCGGCGGTCCAGCGCGTTTTGTTCTCCAAGAACGTGGCGGAATCGATCGGTGCCGTGAGTGATCCGATCAAAATCGGTGACAACCACAACGTGTTGTTCCGCGTCCTGTCGCGTACGCCGGAACGCCAGTTGCCGCTGACGGAAGTGCGTGATGCGATCATCGCCGATGTGCGTGCGGATCGCGCTAACAAGGCGGCCTTGGCGAAGGCCGACAAGATTCTGGCCGCGATCAAGGCCGGACAGTCGCTTGAAGCAGTGGCTGCAGCCAACGGTGCGCAATTGCAGAACAAGGGTGAAATTGTTCGCGGTGAAATTCCGACGCCGGAAGTGAACCGCGCCATGTTTGCCGTGCCGCGACCGGCCGCAGGCAAGCAAAGCCCCGGCAAGGCAACGCTGCCTGATGGCAATGTCCTCGTGTTTGCCGTCACTGAAGCAAAGCCCGGTGACGCAGAGCGTGTGCCGGCGGAAGTGCGGGCCCAAATCATGAAGCAGTTGGGCGATGCCTACGGCGTGTCGTCTGCCATGAACTATGTAAACGCACTCAAGAAGCAGTTCAAGATCAAAGTCGCTGAAGACCGCATGTGA
- a CDS encoding virB8 family protein: MSVQGVSASSKQVVARAIDFEVSLADMARKSEQRAWRIAAVAVFVTVCMCGVLAWLLPLKTEVPYLVMADAYTGTASMTRLTTGTRFDEMKASDAVNRSNIWHFILARESWDSTWTSERDWRTVHMMSAPEVVRQMQAERDANNLDSPSRKYGTQSAIRVKILSITPIGQRSGEPPKGATVRFQRLLFDKASGATQILDNKLATLEFKYDPNLKMKDEDSVENPLRFVVTHYRVDTDAATPIPVQQMVAMPPVQLTGQGQ; this comes from the coding sequence ATGAGTGTCCAAGGCGTCAGTGCCAGTTCGAAACAGGTCGTCGCCCGTGCCATCGACTTCGAGGTGAGTCTCGCTGACATGGCAAGAAAGAGCGAACAACGCGCCTGGCGCATTGCCGCCGTCGCGGTGTTCGTCACCGTGTGCATGTGCGGCGTACTCGCCTGGCTATTGCCGCTGAAAACCGAGGTGCCTTATCTGGTCATGGCCGATGCCTATACAGGAACGGCTTCAATGACGCGCCTCACGACAGGCACACGCTTCGACGAGATGAAGGCCAGTGATGCCGTGAATCGAAGCAATATCTGGCACTTCATCTTGGCACGCGAATCCTGGGATTCGACTTGGACGTCCGAACGCGACTGGCGAACGGTGCACATGATGTCCGCACCGGAAGTGGTGCGGCAAATGCAGGCGGAACGCGATGCCAATAATCTCGACAGTCCGTCGCGCAAATACGGCACGCAATCGGCCATTCGCGTCAAGATTCTCAGCATTACGCCCATTGGTCAACGTAGCGGTGAACCGCCGAAGGGCGCCACGGTCCGCTTTCAACGATTGTTGTTCGACAAGGCAAGCGGTGCGACGCAAATTCTGGATAACAAACTCGCCACGCTCGAATTCAAGTATGACCCGAATTTGAAAATGAAAGACGAAGACAGTGTTGAGAACCCGCTTCGTTTTGTGGTTACTCACTATCGTGTCGACACCGATGCCGCAACACCAATACCAGTACAGCAGATGGTCGCCATGCCTCCTGTACAGCTGACGGGGCAGGGTCAATGA
- a CDS encoding class I SAM-dependent methyltransferase — MPNIYAQRQSRAAAWFHTQEAGNVLVSGWPHFAAVCNTRPNMPVLCASVMGKPTAFADLSLPSGLWLSAWQDGYTGDALCNHPWPLPSESIGTIVLHHLTDVRGDREALFQDCHRVLVPGGQLFVFALNPLSPARRWWWRCGIAASEPSSLRLGLRREGFHCDTSTLGFGPVWGNSPDTSSGRGAGARAAYLLHAEKRTVPLTPIRAKAAQPTVVPGLVK; from the coding sequence ATGCCCAATATTTACGCCCAACGTCAATCCCGTGCTGCAGCATGGTTCCACACGCAGGAGGCCGGCAACGTACTCGTCTCCGGTTGGCCGCATTTTGCGGCGGTGTGCAATACACGTCCGAACATGCCGGTGCTCTGCGCTTCGGTCATGGGAAAGCCGACGGCGTTCGCTGATCTGTCGCTGCCGAGCGGGCTGTGGCTCAGTGCCTGGCAAGACGGTTATACGGGCGATGCGCTCTGCAATCATCCTTGGCCGTTGCCGTCCGAATCGATCGGAACCATCGTGTTGCACCATCTCACCGACGTCCGTGGTGATCGTGAGGCCTTGTTTCAAGATTGTCATCGGGTGCTCGTGCCCGGCGGTCAATTGTTCGTTTTCGCCCTCAATCCTTTGTCGCCGGCGCGTCGATGGTGGTGGCGATGCGGAATTGCCGCGAGTGAGCCTTCGTCATTGCGCTTGGGCTTGCGTCGCGAAGGGTTTCACTGCGACACCTCGACGCTGGGCTTCGGACCTGTGTGGGGGAATAGCCCGGATACCAGTAGTGGGCGCGGTGCCGGTGCGCGCGCTGCCTATTTACTTCACGCCGAAAAGCGCACCGTGCCACTCACGCCCATTCGGGCAAAAGCCGCGCAACCGACCGTCGTGCCGGGGTTGGTCAAGTGA
- a CDS encoding enoyl-ACP reductase FabI — protein MGFLQGKRALITGIASQRSIANGIAEAMRREGAELAFTYQNEKLKSRVEDAAAEYGSNIVIPLDVADDAQIDACFAELKTHWDTLDILVHSIGFAPREALDGGYLDNLSRDAFRIAHDISAYSLSAMAKAARPMMVNHDASILTLTYLGAERALVNYNVMGVAKAALEASVRYLAMNLGPEGIRVNAISAGPIKTLAASGVGNLRKMLTHVEEQAPLRRNVTIEDVGNVAAFLCSDLAKGVTGEVTYVDCGYNIMGMTGLDA, from the coding sequence ATGGGATTCCTGCAAGGTAAACGCGCCCTCATCACGGGCATCGCCAGCCAACGGTCGATTGCCAATGGCATCGCCGAAGCCATGCGCCGCGAAGGCGCAGAGTTGGCTTTCACCTATCAAAATGAAAAACTTAAGTCGCGGGTGGAAGACGCCGCGGCCGAATACGGTTCGAATATCGTCATTCCGCTGGACGTCGCCGACGATGCGCAAATTGACGCCTGCTTCGCCGAGCTGAAAACCCACTGGGACACCCTCGACATCCTGGTGCACTCGATTGGCTTTGCACCGCGGGAAGCCCTGGACGGCGGCTATCTCGACAATTTGTCGCGTGACGCATTCCGCATTGCCCACGACATCTCGGCCTACTCCTTGTCTGCTATGGCGAAGGCGGCCCGCCCGATGATGGTCAATCATGATGCGTCCATCCTCACCCTCACCTACCTCGGTGCAGAGCGCGCCTTGGTGAACTACAACGTGATGGGCGTGGCGAAAGCGGCGTTGGAGGCCAGCGTGCGCTATCTCGCCATGAACCTCGGTCCTGAAGGCATTCGCGTCAATGCCATTTCCGCCGGCCCGATCAAAACCTTGGCAGCGTCGGGCGTGGGCAATCTGCGAAAGATGCTGACCCACGTCGAAGAGCAAGCGCCGCTGCGCCGCAACGTCACCATTGAGGACGTTGGCAACGTCGCTGCATTCCTCTGCTCGGACCTTGCCAAAGGCGTCACCGGCGAAGTCACCTACGTGGACTGCGGATACAACATCATGGGCATGACCGGATTGGACGCTTGA
- the dnaQ gene encoding DNA polymerase III subunit epsilon — MRQVVLDTETTGLSPQNGDRVVEIGCVELMMRRPTGRSFQVYLNPQRAMSLEAVEITGLSDAFLQDKPLFAEVADAFLEFVEGAELVIHNAEFDMGFLENELRLLRDGREGLASRVTVLDTVKLARSMYPGQRVSLDSLCRRLGVDNSGRDLHGALLDAQLLAEVYLAMTSGQHEMGFAVHAEPGRAKVSARSAIGLPPRPRMLVSPTDEAAHRERTAAIAKKSGVDLWSD, encoded by the coding sequence ATGAGACAAGTTGTATTGGATACCGAAACCACAGGACTTTCGCCGCAAAATGGCGATCGCGTCGTGGAAATCGGTTGCGTTGAATTGATGATGCGGCGCCCGACCGGCCGCAGCTTCCAGGTGTATTTGAATCCGCAGCGCGCGATGAGCCTAGAGGCGGTCGAAATCACCGGTTTGTCGGATGCATTCCTGCAAGACAAGCCGCTCTTCGCCGAAGTCGCCGATGCTTTCCTCGAGTTTGTCGAAGGCGCCGAGCTCGTGATTCATAACGCCGAATTCGACATGGGGTTTTTGGAAAACGAATTGCGACTGCTCAGGGACGGCCGCGAAGGCCTTGCCTCGCGTGTGACCGTGCTCGATACCGTGAAGCTTGCCCGATCGATGTATCCCGGACAGCGCGTCAGCCTCGACAGCCTTTGTCGGCGATTGGGGGTGGATAATTCGGGACGCGATTTGCACGGCGCTTTGCTCGATGCGCAGTTGCTCGCAGAAGTCTATTTGGCCATGACATCCGGCCAACATGAGATGGGTTTTGCCGTGCACGCGGAGCCCGGCCGTGCCAAGGTCAGTGCGCGATCCGCGATCGGATTGCCGCCGCGACCGCGCATGCTAGTGAGCCCTACGGATGAAGCGGCGCATCGGGAGCGCACCGCGGCCATCGCCAAGAAGAGCGGCGTGGATCTCTGGTCGGATTGA
- a CDS encoding TrbG/VirB9 family P-type conjugative transfer protein, protein MTAANRLLWRVGIGAVFLLLCAAPVHADVVQEYVFETGKTFPVRTALGITTQIVLVGDDDVEDYSVGFSGGWDISRRGQVLYVRPKNVDVDTNLIVRTRARTYIMDLKVVASNWRKLDQAKQAGVQYRVVFAPERSADGVTVAGRRIDATSARTPTSRIGFDPAKSYVFDYDVALSKGAEALAPKNVYDDGVFTVLILKRSAGKSGIIQPAVFARRSADGGDMVVNTHVEGDNVIVHGVYPFLALRNGSQLVLLRRNPKK, encoded by the coding sequence ATGACGGCGGCAAATCGTTTGTTGTGGCGTGTCGGCATTGGCGCCGTGTTCTTGTTGCTGTGCGCCGCGCCGGTACATGCCGATGTGGTGCAAGAGTATGTGTTCGAAACGGGCAAGACTTTCCCGGTCAGGACGGCACTCGGCATCACGACGCAGATTGTTTTGGTTGGCGATGACGACGTCGAAGACTACAGCGTGGGTTTCAGTGGCGGTTGGGATATCAGCCGACGCGGTCAGGTGCTTTACGTTCGCCCAAAAAACGTGGATGTAGACACGAACTTGATCGTACGCACGCGCGCTAGAACCTACATCATGGATTTGAAGGTGGTCGCATCGAATTGGCGAAAGCTCGATCAGGCGAAGCAGGCCGGCGTGCAATACCGGGTGGTTTTTGCACCCGAACGAAGCGCAGACGGTGTGACGGTCGCAGGCCGGCGGATCGATGCGACGTCCGCACGCACGCCGACGTCCCGAATCGGTTTCGATCCTGCCAAATCATATGTGTTTGATTACGACGTCGCCCTTTCCAAGGGTGCGGAAGCCTTGGCACCGAAAAACGTCTATGACGATGGTGTCTTTACGGTTCTGATTCTGAAGCGGTCGGCGGGCAAGTCTGGAATAATTCAACCGGCCGTTTTCGCGCGTCGCTCGGCCGATGGCGGTGACATGGTTGTCAACACGCACGTCGAAGGCGACAACGTGATCGTCCATGGCGTCTATCCATTTCTTGCGCTTCGGAACGGGTCGCAACTCGTACTTCTTCGACGGAATCCGAAGAAATGA
- a CDS encoding lytic transglycosylase domain-containing protein, which produces MEGCLPMKRICIQGLCLLAMVGSAWAAEPAKKQSAPRTEFRSHLADKAPCTHSSKKWTRHYAPYTRQLQSKNSRVRLMFNSVLSKTIAAGLPAEYALIPFIESHYKPSARSALGPAGLWQFTAPTARNHGLKVSGKQDERMNAIRSTDAAIKYLRYLHRKFKGDEATVLMAFNAGEGRLLASRRKSGRRLSGITHAYPDKVTAVACNLVRQGY; this is translated from the coding sequence ATGGAAGGATGTTTACCGATGAAGCGAATCTGTATTCAGGGGTTGTGCCTCTTGGCCATGGTGGGATCTGCCTGGGCCGCCGAACCGGCGAAAAAACAGTCAGCGCCGCGCACTGAATTCCGTTCCCACTTGGCCGACAAAGCGCCTTGCACGCATTCGAGTAAAAAATGGACACGCCATTACGCCCCTTATACCCGGCAACTGCAGTCCAAGAATTCGCGTGTGCGGCTGATGTTCAACAGCGTGTTGTCGAAAACGATTGCTGCCGGCTTACCGGCGGAGTACGCGCTCATTCCTTTCATTGAAAGTCATTACAAACCTTCCGCCCGAAGCGCGCTTGGCCCCGCGGGTTTATGGCAATTCACCGCACCGACTGCTCGAAATCACGGGTTGAAAGTTTCCGGAAAACAAGATGAGCGTATGAACGCCATCCGCTCCACCGACGCGGCCATCAAGTACCTGCGCTATTTACACCGCAAGTTCAAAGGCGATGAGGCCACAGTGCTGATGGCATTCAATGCCGGCGAAGGGCGTCTGCTCGCCTCACGACGGAAAAGCGGGCGGCGATTGTCGGGAATCACCCATGCCTACCCCGACAAGGTGACTGCGGTCGCCTGTAATCTGGTGCGGCAGGGCTATTGA
- a CDS encoding HU family DNA-binding protein, with amino-acid sequence MNKGEFIDAVAEAAGMSKVDAGRAVDAVVSTVTKTLKNGDSIALVGFGTFEVRNRAERTGRNPKTKEPITIPASKAAAFKPGKALKDAVNS; translated from the coding sequence ATGAACAAGGGTGAATTCATCGATGCAGTGGCCGAAGCCGCCGGCATGTCCAAGGTTGACGCAGGCCGCGCAGTTGACGCCGTCGTGTCCACCGTGACCAAGACGCTGAAGAACGGCGATTCCATTGCGCTCGTTGGCTTCGGTACGTTTGAAGTGCGTAACCGCGCCGAACGCACCGGCCGCAATCCGAAGACCAAGGAACCGATCACCATTCCGGCGTCGAAGGCTGCTGCATTCAAGCCGGGTAAAGCCCTCAAGGACGCCGTCAACAGCTGA
- a CDS encoding toxin co-regulated pilus biosynthesis Q family protein, with translation MSTPIDQSLRGLLTRWAREGNMALDFQLASDFSLSQEAAAIRASSLEAALEALNRIYADNGVQLNLASGVLVAASKPIVSTTSLPPSPRNSKRKGRK, from the coding sequence ATGTCGACACCGATTGATCAATCCCTACGCGGTTTGCTGACACGTTGGGCGCGCGAGGGAAATATGGCGCTGGATTTCCAGTTGGCGTCGGACTTCAGCTTGTCCCAAGAAGCGGCGGCCATTCGTGCGAGCTCATTGGAGGCGGCCCTAGAAGCCTTGAATCGGATCTATGCCGATAACGGCGTGCAATTAAATCTCGCGTCTGGCGTGCTCGTGGCTGCATCCAAGCCGATCGTGTCTACAACATCGCTGCCGCCTTCGCCGCGAAATTCTAAACGTAAAGGCCGAAAATGA